One Kribbella sp. NBC_00662 genomic region harbors:
- the coxB gene encoding cytochrome c oxidase subunit II, with the protein MGSNGTPGVEERPAGSAGATRPAKRRLLVGSAVVLGTLLLTGCSTATTEQWKRLGLPEGASDRTEAVRSLWIGAWIAALIVGVMVWGLILWVSVRYRKRNDDAPRQVRYNLPLEVLYTLAPFAIIGVLFFYTVEHGNKITAMSGDPQHTVNVVGQQWQWTFNYKDTVDGQQGVWETGTMDKPATLWLPVNESVHFDLTSPDVIHSFWVPSFYFKLDVIPGRTNKFELTPTKIGTFEGKCAELCGLYHSRMVFSVKVVSRDDYDSHLRELAAKGQTGAATGGSDATTIPGTGEGEK; encoded by the coding sequence GTGGGTTCGAACGGCACGCCCGGAGTGGAGGAGCGACCGGCAGGTTCTGCCGGCGCCACACGTCCGGCGAAGCGTCGCCTGCTGGTTGGCAGTGCAGTGGTGCTCGGCACCCTCCTGCTGACCGGTTGCTCGACGGCGACCACTGAGCAGTGGAAACGACTCGGTCTCCCCGAGGGCGCATCCGACCGGACCGAAGCGGTCCGAAGCCTCTGGATCGGCGCGTGGATCGCCGCGCTGATCGTCGGCGTGATGGTCTGGGGCCTGATCCTCTGGGTCTCCGTGCGGTACCGCAAGCGTAACGACGACGCACCCCGGCAGGTGCGGTACAACCTGCCGCTCGAGGTGCTCTACACGCTGGCGCCGTTCGCGATCATCGGCGTGCTGTTCTTCTACACCGTGGAGCACGGCAACAAGATCACCGCGATGTCGGGCGACCCGCAGCACACCGTGAACGTGGTCGGCCAGCAGTGGCAGTGGACCTTCAACTACAAGGACACGGTCGACGGGCAGCAGGGCGTCTGGGAGACCGGCACGATGGACAAGCCGGCCACCCTGTGGCTGCCGGTGAACGAGTCGGTCCACTTCGACCTGACCTCGCCGGACGTGATCCACTCGTTCTGGGTGCCGTCGTTCTACTTCAAGCTCGACGTGATCCCGGGCCGGACCAACAAGTTCGAGCTCACCCCGACCAAGATCGGCACCTTCGAGGGCAAGTGCGCGGAGCTCTGCGGGCTCTACCACAGCCGGATGGTCTTCAGCGTCAAGGTCGTCAGTCGCGACGACTACGACTCACACCTCCGTGAGCTGGCCGCCAAGGGCCAGACCGGCGCCGCCACCGGAGGCTCCGACGCCACCACCATTCCCGGCACAGGAGAGGGCGAGAAGTGA
- the ctaD gene encoding cytochrome c oxidase subunit I, protein MYLITSFAFFLIGGVMALIIRAELAKPGLQIVNEEVYNQLFTMHGTIMLLLFATPLFVGFANEIMPIQIGAPDVAFPRLNMFSYWLFLFGGLITVSGFFTPGGAADFGWFAYAPLSNAVRSPGVGGDLWIMGLWMAGLGTILGAVNFVTTIITMRAPGMTMFRMPIFTWNILVTSILVLIAFPILAGALLVLEADRALGAHVFDAANGGPLLWQHLFWFFGHPEVYIIALPFFGIITEILPVFSRKPVFGYIGLVSATLGIAVLSVAVWAHHMFVTGAVNLPFFSFMTFLIAVPTGVKFFNWIGTIWGGSVSFDTPMLWAVGFLTTFLFGGLTGIILASPALDYQLSDSYFVVAHFHYVVFGTVVFAMFAGFYYWWPKFTGRMLNERLGKLHFWLLFIGFHTTFLVQHWLGVEGMPRRYADYKASEGFTTLNEVSSVGAFILGMSMLPFFYNVYKSRKSPKVGVDDPWGWGRSLEWATSSPPPRHNFEKLPRIRSESPAFDLHHAELALAEYPDNRAGADNLLDAGEDQGRVEHLEEIVDGETEGKDKA, encoded by the coding sequence ATGTACCTGATCACGTCGTTCGCGTTCTTCCTGATCGGCGGCGTGATGGCGCTGATCATCCGCGCCGAGCTGGCCAAGCCGGGCCTGCAGATCGTGAACGAAGAGGTCTACAACCAGCTCTTCACCATGCACGGCACGATCATGCTGCTGCTGTTCGCGACGCCGCTGTTCGTCGGGTTCGCGAACGAGATCATGCCGATCCAGATCGGCGCACCTGACGTCGCGTTCCCCCGACTGAACATGTTCAGCTACTGGCTGTTCCTGTTCGGCGGTCTGATCACGGTCAGCGGCTTCTTCACACCGGGCGGCGCGGCCGACTTCGGCTGGTTCGCCTACGCCCCGCTGTCCAACGCGGTCCGCTCGCCGGGTGTCGGCGGCGACCTGTGGATCATGGGTCTGTGGATGGCCGGTCTGGGCACGATCCTCGGTGCCGTCAACTTCGTGACGACGATCATCACGATGCGGGCCCCCGGTATGACGATGTTCCGGATGCCGATCTTCACCTGGAACATCCTGGTCACGTCGATCCTGGTCCTGATCGCGTTCCCGATCCTGGCCGGCGCGCTGCTCGTGCTCGAGGCGGACAGAGCCTTGGGAGCCCATGTGTTCGATGCCGCGAACGGGGGGCCGCTGCTGTGGCAACACCTGTTCTGGTTCTTCGGACATCCCGAGGTCTACATCATCGCCTTGCCGTTCTTCGGCATCATCACCGAGATCCTGCCGGTCTTCAGCCGTAAGCCGGTCTTCGGCTACATCGGCCTGGTCAGCGCGACGCTGGGTATCGCGGTCCTCTCGGTGGCGGTCTGGGCGCACCACATGTTCGTCACCGGCGCGGTGAACCTGCCGTTCTTCTCGTTCATGACGTTCCTGATCGCCGTACCGACCGGCGTGAAGTTCTTCAACTGGATAGGCACGATCTGGGGCGGATCGGTGTCGTTCGACACCCCGATGCTGTGGGCGGTCGGCTTCCTGACCACCTTCCTCTTCGGCGGTCTGACCGGCATCATCCTGGCCTCGCCGGCCCTGGACTACCAGCTCTCCGACTCGTACTTCGTGGTCGCGCACTTCCACTACGTCGTCTTCGGCACCGTGGTGTTCGCGATGTTCGCCGGGTTCTACTACTGGTGGCCGAAGTTCACCGGCCGGATGCTCAACGAGCGGCTCGGCAAGCTGCACTTCTGGCTGCTGTTCATCGGCTTCCACACGACGTTCCTGGTGCAGCACTGGCTGGGCGTCGAGGGCATGCCGCGCCGGTACGCCGACTACAAGGCATCCGAGGGCTTCACCACGCTGAACGAGGTCTCCAGCGTCGGCGCCTTCATCCTGGGCATGTCGATGCTGCCGTTCTTCTACAACGTGTACAAGTCGAGGAAGTCGCCCAAGGTCGGTGTCGACGACCCGTGGGGCTGGGGCCGTTCGCTCGAGTGGGCGACCAGCTCGCCGCCGCCGCGGCACAACTTCGAGAAGCTGCCGCGGATCCGTTCCGAGTCCCCGGCGTTCGACCTGCACCACGCGGAGCTCGCCCTCGCGGAGTACCCGGACAACCGGGCCGGCGCCGACAACCTGCTCGACGCGGGTGAGGACCAGGGCCGCGTGGAGCATCTCGAGGAGATCGTCGATGGCGAGACCGAGGGGAAGGACAAGGCGTGA
- a CDS encoding cytochrome c oxidase subunit 4, whose translation MKVEAWVFGILSVFVVVVTPIYWLMSNDPTGTTALVMTFFLSLLVAFYLSVTARRMDARPEDRKEAEIAEGAGELGFFPPYSWWPLWCALTLAVVVLGVVFGWWLFIAGVGIGIVTLSGFIFEYYRGDHAH comes from the coding sequence GTGAAGGTCGAAGCCTGGGTCTTCGGGATCCTGAGCGTTTTCGTCGTGGTCGTCACGCCGATCTACTGGCTGATGTCCAACGACCCCACCGGCACCACCGCGCTGGTGATGACGTTCTTCCTGTCGCTGCTGGTGGCGTTCTACCTGAGCGTCACCGCGCGCCGGATGGACGCCCGCCCGGAGGACCGCAAGGAAGCGGAGATCGCGGAAGGAGCCGGTGAGCTCGGCTTCTTCCCGCCGTACTCCTGGTGGCCGCTGTGGTGCGCGCTGACGCTGGCCGTCGTCGTGCTCGGCGTCGTCTTCGGCTGGTGGCTGTTCATCGCCGGTGTCGGCATCGGCATCGTGACGCTGAGCGGGTTCATCTTCGAGTACTACCGCGGTGACCACGCTCACTGA
- a CDS encoding Ig-like domain-containing protein, producing the protein MRKHGLAVAGICVLLLAGTACSDTKADGGNGSGGQSTPSASTSQSNSPGASTTPGDSTTPSQEATSIAVVPAKGASSVQPDKPVTVTTTAGKLAEVTLKDDDGDKVAGSFNTDKTQWTSTDHLKPGASYTVSGSAEGTDGGTVPISSTFKTLKASKSLKASVVPLNGETVGVALPIQIYWNNPVKDRAAVEKRLKVTTSVPVTGTWHWVNSKQVNYRPMNYWPAGTKVTVNIDTQGVNAGNNTWGTSSRKIAFNIGKSVVSYVNVKKHTMTVTINGKLARTIPITAGKDGFTTRSGVKVIMEKFTTKRMDAATIGIKPGDPNYYNISDVKWAQRVTSSGEFIHGAPWSAGSQGSANVSHGCVGMSLADAKWFFDQTLRGDPVTVTGTNRHMEPGNGWTDWNTTWAAYKKGSALS; encoded by the coding sequence GTGAGGAAGCACGGACTTGCCGTGGCGGGGATCTGCGTGCTGCTGCTGGCCGGCACGGCGTGCAGTGACACGAAGGCCGACGGCGGCAACGGGAGCGGCGGTCAGTCCACCCCGTCGGCGTCCACGTCGCAGAGCAACTCGCCTGGTGCGTCGACCACCCCGGGCGACTCGACCACCCCGTCGCAGGAAGCGACCAGCATCGCCGTGGTGCCCGCCAAGGGCGCCTCCTCGGTGCAGCCGGACAAGCCGGTCACCGTCACGACGACAGCCGGCAAGCTGGCCGAGGTCACGCTCAAGGACGACGACGGCGACAAGGTCGCCGGCAGCTTCAACACCGACAAGACCCAGTGGACCTCCACGGACCACCTCAAGCCCGGCGCGTCGTACACCGTGAGCGGCTCCGCCGAGGGCACCGACGGCGGCACCGTGCCGATCAGCTCGACGTTCAAGACGCTGAAGGCGTCCAAGAGCCTGAAGGCCTCGGTCGTCCCGCTGAACGGCGAGACCGTCGGCGTCGCGCTGCCGATCCAGATCTACTGGAACAACCCGGTCAAGGACCGCGCCGCGGTCGAGAAGCGGCTCAAGGTGACCACCTCGGTCCCGGTCACCGGCACCTGGCACTGGGTGAACAGCAAGCAGGTGAACTACCGGCCGATGAACTACTGGCCGGCCGGCACCAAGGTGACGGTGAACATCGACACCCAGGGCGTCAACGCCGGTAACAACACCTGGGGCACCTCCAGCCGGAAGATCGCCTTCAACATCGGCAAGTCGGTCGTCAGCTACGTCAACGTCAAGAAGCACACGATGACCGTGACGATCAACGGCAAGCTGGCCCGCACCATCCCGATCACGGCCGGCAAGGACGGGTTCACCACCCGCAGCGGCGTCAAGGTGATCATGGAGAAGTTCACCACCAAGCGGATGGACGCGGCGACGATCGGCATCAAGCCGGGCGACCCGAACTACTACAACATCAGCGACGTGAAGTGGGCCCAGCGCGTCACCAGCTCCGGTGAGTTCATCCACGGCGCTCCGTGGTCGGCCGGCAGCCAGGGCAGCGCCAACGTCAGCCACGGCTGCGTCGGCATGAGCCTCGCCGACGCCAAGTGGTTCTTCGACCAGACCCTCCGCGGCGACCCCGTCACCGTCACCGGCACCAACCGCCACATGGAGCCCGGCAACGGCTGGACCGACTGGAACACCACCTGGGCCGCCTACAAGAAGGGCTCCGCCCTCTCCTAG
- a CDS encoding DUF222 domain-containing protein — protein MELLGERPVWSMGGSELLSTLDTLDATIARLESYRLGVVATIESTGYAAELGARDTAELLRFRYRLDAPTARRTVRLAQALPKYPAVSAALDRTGAPPDAAVADADADGWLLRPAQADAIVSALERVPAHVPIDDRDAAERELVKLAAHLSPGELRRAGNQMRDILDTDGPEPEELEAYGRESLTLTPADRGVKFRGYLANENAELLRALIHTGARPHKTVDGEPDPRSRDKRQADALTAALGAAAAAIEAERSTAKPQVTITIDFEDLKASTADASGQLVYGDGLSAATVRRLACDAKIIPLVLGSQSEPLDVGRSERLVTRAMRRALNARDKGCVICGAPPIMCDAHHLISWIDGGETKISNLALLCRRHHVDLHHGNWTISITNGTVHVTRPTWTDPPPVRQPDPRPASHPSRHQPDLRPADHPGRQQPDLRRPDEPGGWRPALRPADHPAGSGPPIAESPRRTAAAEPAAEPAAEPAAEPAAEPAAEPATGSGGGPGVARAHRSRWRADVAVLREAAAFASADPIAG, from the coding sequence ATGGAACTCCTGGGCGAGCGGCCGGTGTGGTCGATGGGTGGCAGCGAACTGCTGTCGACTCTCGACACGCTGGACGCCACGATCGCCCGCCTGGAGTCCTACCGCCTGGGTGTGGTCGCCACCATCGAGAGCACCGGGTACGCGGCTGAGCTCGGCGCTCGGGATACCGCGGAGCTCCTGCGCTTCCGCTATCGCCTGGACGCGCCGACAGCCCGCCGTACGGTCCGGCTCGCGCAGGCGCTACCGAAGTACCCGGCTGTGTCCGCTGCCCTCGATCGGACCGGTGCGCCACCCGATGCAGCTGTCGCCGACGCTGACGCTGACGGATGGCTGCTCAGGCCTGCTCAGGCGGACGCGATCGTCTCGGCGCTGGAGCGGGTGCCGGCTCACGTCCCGATCGACGACCGTGACGCCGCCGAGCGAGAGCTGGTGAAGCTGGCCGCACACCTGTCACCGGGTGAGCTGCGTCGAGCCGGCAACCAGATGCGGGACATCCTCGACACCGATGGGCCCGAGCCGGAGGAGCTCGAGGCGTACGGGCGCGAGTCGCTGACCCTGACGCCCGCTGATCGCGGGGTGAAGTTCCGCGGCTACCTCGCCAACGAGAACGCCGAGCTGCTCCGTGCCTTGATCCACACCGGCGCCCGTCCCCACAAGACCGTCGACGGCGAACCCGATCCTCGCTCCCGCGACAAGCGCCAGGCCGACGCACTGACCGCCGCCCTCGGTGCCGCGGCCGCCGCGATCGAGGCCGAGCGGTCGACGGCCAAGCCGCAGGTGACGATAACCATCGACTTCGAAGATCTGAAGGCGTCGACCGCGGACGCAAGCGGGCAGTTGGTGTACGGCGACGGGCTGTCGGCCGCGACCGTCCGGCGCCTCGCCTGCGACGCGAAGATCATCCCGTTGGTGCTCGGGTCGCAGTCGGAACCGCTGGACGTCGGCCGCTCGGAGCGACTCGTCACCCGTGCCATGCGCCGCGCCCTCAACGCCCGCGACAAAGGCTGCGTGATCTGCGGCGCGCCGCCCATCATGTGCGACGCCCACCATCTGATCTCCTGGATCGACGGCGGCGAAACCAAGATCTCGAACCTCGCCCTCCTGTGCCGCCGCCACCACGTCGACCTCCACCACGGCAACTGGACCATCTCCATCACCAACGGCACCGTCCACGTAACCCGCCCCACCTGGACCGATCCCCCACCCGTCAGGCAGCCCGACCCCCGACCAGCCAGTCACCCCAGCAGACACCAACCCGACCTCCGCCCGGCCGACCACCCCGGCAGACAGCAACCTGATCTCCGCCGACCCGATGAACCCGGCGGATGGCGACCTGCCCTCCGCCCGGCCGATCACCCCGCCGGATCGGGGCCGCCGATCGCCGAGTCGCCCAGGCGCACAGCCGCTGCCGAGCCCGCTGCCGAGCCGGCCGCTGAGCCCGCCGCTGAGCCCGCCGCTGAGCCCGCCGCTGAGCCCGCCACCGGGTCCGGCGGGGGTCCGGGCGTGGCCCGAGCGCATCGGTCTCGGTGGAGGGCCGACGTGGCCGTCCTTCGGGAAGCGGCTGCCTTCGCCTCAGCAGACCCGATCGCAGGCTGA
- a CDS encoding alpha/beta fold hydrolase, translated as MTFQDAYDALLTRWDVPVEQLELTDEFGTTHVNACGPADGPPVVLLPGHGATSPVWFTVAPQLARQYRVYALDLIVDAGRSTNTGRTPKTPADLHTWLSNVLDSVSIDRAAFCGHSYGAWIGLTYAIAHPDRVTRLALLDPTDCYTGLRLPYILRALPSLLRPSRARSISFLRWETQGLPVSSEVLDLAGLAAEQPSTPFVRTKRPTDDQLRTIAPLVFVAGRSKSQNPARLTRRVTALSPAATVVQLENASHHSLPSVHAEELLAELLTAWAHELPTE; from the coding sequence ATGACCTTCCAGGACGCGTACGACGCTCTCCTCACCCGCTGGGACGTGCCGGTCGAGCAACTCGAGCTGACCGACGAGTTCGGCACGACGCACGTCAACGCCTGCGGCCCGGCGGACGGCCCACCAGTCGTACTCCTCCCCGGCCACGGCGCGACCTCCCCCGTCTGGTTCACCGTCGCGCCGCAGCTGGCCCGGCAATACCGCGTCTACGCGCTAGACCTGATCGTCGACGCAGGCCGCAGCACCAACACCGGCCGCACACCGAAGACACCCGCGGACCTGCACACCTGGCTGTCGAACGTCCTCGACAGTGTGAGCATCGACCGGGCCGCCTTCTGCGGTCACTCGTACGGCGCCTGGATCGGCCTGACCTACGCCATCGCCCACCCGGACCGCGTCACCCGCCTCGCCCTCCTCGACCCGACCGACTGCTACACCGGCCTGCGTCTCCCCTACATCCTCCGAGCGCTGCCGAGCCTCCTACGCCCCTCCCGGGCCCGCAGCATCTCGTTCCTCCGATGGGAAACCCAAGGCCTCCCCGTATCCTCCGAGGTCCTCGACCTGGCCGGTCTGGCTGCCGAGCAACCCTCCACTCCCTTCGTCCGGACCAAACGCCCCACAGATGACCAACTGCGAACCATCGCTCCCCTGGTCTTCGTCGCCGGCCGCAGCAAGAGCCAGAACCCGGCTCGGCTGACCCGCCGCGTCACCGCGCTGAGTCCGGCGGCGACCGTCGTACAACTCGAGAACGCGTCTCACCACTCGCTGCCGTCGGTCCACGCGGAGGAGCTGCTCGCCGAACTGTTGACTGCGTGGGCCCACGAATTGCCCACAGAATAA
- a CDS encoding MarR family winged helix-turn-helix transcriptional regulator, whose product MREGVMPADSERAAALELVHRLRDVALRWERAIGEFSRTTGLHATDVRALVSLLDAERAQIAATPTWLAQQLGMTSQATTAVIHRLEAAGHVERLRSRTDGRSARLQVSDSAVDLGWRFFGPLLDRMIATTQTLDPDQQKLVNGYLTTVSDALG is encoded by the coding sequence ATGCGAGAAGGAGTGATGCCGGCCGACTCCGAGCGGGCGGCCGCGCTGGAGTTGGTGCACCGGCTGCGGGACGTCGCGCTGAGGTGGGAGCGCGCGATCGGCGAGTTCTCCAGGACGACGGGGCTGCACGCCACCGACGTACGCGCGCTGGTGAGCCTTCTGGACGCCGAACGGGCCCAGATCGCGGCCACGCCCACCTGGCTCGCTCAGCAGCTTGGAATGACCTCTCAGGCGACGACAGCGGTCATCCACCGCCTGGAGGCCGCCGGCCACGTCGAACGGCTCAGAAGCCGCACAGACGGTCGCAGCGCTCGCCTGCAGGTCTCGGACAGCGCCGTCGACCTCGGCTGGCGGTTCTTCGGACCGCTCCTCGACCGGATGATCGCCACCACGCAGACCCTCGACCCCGACCAGCAGAAGCTGGTGAACGGCTACCTGACGACCGTCTCCGACGCGTTGGGGTAA
- a CDS encoding cytochrome bc complex cytochrome b subunit: MTTVSTNTEFPGPVKWVDDRLGIAKIGKKNLRKVFPDHWSFMLGEIALYSFIILILTGTFLTFWFKPSMAEVQYNGSYSLLKGLHMSEAYASTLDITFDVRGGLLVRQIHHWAAVLFIAAMMVHLLRMFFTGAFRKPRELNWLIGFGMLFLGIVEGFIGYGLPDDLLSGTGLRITNGMIQASPVVGTYMNFFIFGGEFPGDEFVSRFFIVHVLLIPGIILALVTAHLFLVVYHKHTQYAGPGRTQKNVVGYPLFPVYTAKAGGFFFVVFGITALMGAVMQINPVWLYGPYNPAEVTAGSQPDWYMGWLEGAVRIFPGFESHFWGITLSWNLLIPALIIPPAFVTLVALYPFIEGWISGDKREHHLLDRPRDVPTRTGVGVAFITFYALLWIGGGNDLIATHFGVSLNHVTWFLRFAVILGPILAFWVARRWAISLQRADYDRLTHGLETGVIVRSPEGKYTEKHQPISTYEAYSLTARDRVVPYEIGPETDDNGVRAPRRALNKVRAALSRFYFADAVQKPTTQELEEAHEHAHDADEIHELTEDTETYREVTSDRS, encoded by the coding sequence GTGACAACAGTGTCGACAAACACAGAGTTCCCCGGCCCGGTCAAGTGGGTCGACGATCGCCTCGGCATCGCGAAGATCGGGAAGAAGAACCTGCGGAAGGTCTTCCCGGACCACTGGTCGTTCATGCTGGGCGAGATCGCGCTCTACAGCTTCATCATCCTGATCCTGACCGGCACGTTCCTGACCTTCTGGTTCAAGCCGTCGATGGCCGAGGTCCAGTACAACGGCTCGTACAGCCTGCTCAAGGGTCTGCACATGTCGGAGGCCTACGCCTCCACGCTGGACATCACCTTCGACGTCCGCGGCGGTCTGCTGGTCCGGCAGATCCACCACTGGGCGGCCGTGCTGTTCATCGCCGCGATGATGGTGCACCTGCTCCGGATGTTCTTCACCGGCGCGTTCCGCAAGCCGCGCGAGCTGAACTGGCTGATCGGCTTCGGCATGCTGTTCCTCGGCATCGTCGAGGGCTTCATCGGCTACGGCCTCCCCGACGACCTGCTGTCCGGCACCGGTCTGCGGATCACCAACGGCATGATCCAGGCGTCACCGGTGGTCGGCACGTACATGAACTTCTTCATCTTCGGCGGTGAGTTCCCGGGCGACGAGTTCGTCTCGAGATTCTTCATCGTCCACGTGCTGCTGATACCCGGCATCATCCTGGCACTCGTCACGGCCCACCTGTTCCTGGTCGTGTACCACAAGCACACGCAGTACGCCGGTCCCGGCCGGACGCAGAAGAATGTGGTCGGCTACCCGCTGTTCCCGGTGTACACGGCCAAGGCCGGCGGCTTCTTCTTCGTGGTCTTCGGCATCACCGCCCTGATGGGCGCGGTGATGCAGATCAACCCGGTCTGGCTGTACGGGCCGTACAACCCGGCCGAGGTGACGGCAGGCTCGCAGCCCGACTGGTACATGGGCTGGCTGGAAGGCGCGGTGCGAATATTCCCCGGCTTCGAGTCGCACTTCTGGGGTATCACGCTGAGTTGGAACCTGCTCATCCCGGCGCTGATCATTCCACCCGCGTTCGTCACGCTGGTCGCGCTGTATCCGTTCATCGAGGGCTGGATCTCCGGTGACAAGCGCGAGCACCACCTGCTGGACCGGCCGCGGGACGTCCCGACCCGGACCGGTGTCGGCGTCGCGTTCATCACCTTCTACGCCCTGCTGTGGATCGGTGGCGGTAACGACCTGATCGCGACCCACTTCGGTGTCTCGCTGAACCACGTGACCTGGTTCCTGCGGTTCGCGGTGATTCTGGGGCCGATCCTGGCCTTCTGGGTGGCGCGCCGCTGGGCGATCTCGCTGCAGCGGGCGGACTACGACCGGCTGACCCACGGCCTCGAGACCGGTGTGATCGTGCGCTCCCCCGAGGGCAAGTACACCGAGAAGCACCAGCCGATCTCGACGTACGAGGCGTACTCGCTCACCGCACGGGACCGCGTGGTGCCGTACGAGATCGGTCCGGAGACCGACGACAACGGCGTACGGGCACCGCGCCGGGCCCTGAACAAGGTCCGCGCCGCACTGTCCCGGTTCTACTTCGCCGACGCGGTGCAGAAGCCGACCACGCAGGAGCTCGAAGAGGCGCACGAGCACGCGCACGACGCCGACGAGATCCACGAGCTGACGGAAGACACAGAGACCTACCGCGAGGTCACCAGCGACCGCAGCTGA
- a CDS encoding Rieske 2Fe-2S domain-containing protein, whose translation MTDDKNLPAVKDDGEHHGAVEVAEPIPDPGLEPHEPRITDIDPKAADRVERQVSSMFGLATVLVLGACVAYFAIPRDSELVFGPLSGNANNMVMGLCIGLALFLIGAGAIQWAKKLMVDEEISEDRHAAHSSPEQIAEITEAFKQGAAESGFGRRKMIRNSLIGALGVLGLPAIVFLRDLGPLPGRSLYNTIWAKGIRVVNDVTDRPIKPSDLVVGQLVNAAPANLAPLQEENATEYQNAKAKAAVIVVRIKPSEIRTKPGRENWGVDGILCYSKICTHVGCPISLYEQTTHHVLCPCHQSTFDLSDSAKVVFGPAARPLPQLPLAVDSEGYLVAQSGFTEPVGPSFFERG comes from the coding sequence ATGACTGACGACAAGAACCTTCCGGCGGTGAAGGACGACGGCGAGCACCACGGCGCGGTCGAGGTGGCCGAGCCGATTCCGGACCCGGGTCTGGAGCCGCACGAACCGCGGATCACCGATATCGACCCGAAGGCCGCCGACCGGGTCGAGCGGCAGGTCTCGAGCATGTTCGGCCTGGCCACGGTCCTGGTGCTCGGCGCCTGCGTGGCGTACTTCGCGATTCCGCGGGACTCCGAGCTCGTCTTCGGGCCGCTGTCCGGTAACGCGAACAACATGGTCATGGGCCTGTGCATCGGGCTCGCGCTGTTCCTGATCGGCGCCGGCGCGATCCAGTGGGCCAAGAAGCTGATGGTCGACGAGGAGATCTCCGAGGACCGGCACGCGGCGCACTCGTCGCCGGAGCAGATCGCCGAGATCACCGAGGCGTTCAAGCAGGGCGCGGCCGAGTCCGGCTTCGGCCGGCGCAAGATGATCCGCAACTCGCTGATCGGCGCGCTGGGCGTGCTCGGGCTGCCGGCCATCGTGTTCCTCCGCGACCTCGGCCCGCTGCCGGGCCGGTCGCTCTACAACACGATCTGGGCGAAGGGCATCCGGGTCGTCAACGACGTCACCGACCGCCCGATCAAGCCGTCCGACCTGGTCGTCGGCCAGCTGGTCAACGCGGCGCCGGCCAACCTGGCCCCGCTGCAGGAGGAGAACGCGACCGAGTACCAGAACGCCAAGGCCAAGGCCGCGGTGATCGTGGTCCGGATCAAGCCGAGCGAGATCCGCACCAAGCCGGGCCGCGAGAACTGGGGCGTCGACGGCATCCTGTGCTACTCGAAGATCTGCACCCACGTCGGCTGCCCGATCTCCCTGTACGAGCAGACCACGCACCACGTGCTCTGCCCGTGTCACCAGTCGACCTTCGACCTGTCCGACAGCGCCAAGGTCGTTTTCGGCCCTGCGGCCCGGCCGCTGCCTCAGCTACCGTTGGCAGTGGACAGCGAGGGTTATCTGGTTGCGCAGAGCGGCTTCACCGAGCCGGTCGGCCCGAGCTTCTTCGAACGAGGGTGA
- a CDS encoding c-type cytochrome — protein sequence MSEKRPSLSPARFLSARRRHRSAGLVVLLFGLLAVGSAYAAFAPDDAVADNSAQSQQIEEGKKLFAVGCSSCHGLNAEGGGNGAGKMAGPSLIGVGAAAVDFQVGTGRMPAMQPGAQIPRKNPAYSQEEIEALAAYVASLAPGPAVPAQDSYDISKATDEQITRGGELFRTNCTACHNFAGRGGALPNGKYAPSLMGVSEKHIYEAMLTGPQQMPVFSDQVMQPEDKRDIIAYLKALQAQKDPGGFGLGRLGPVSEGLWGWFIGIGLLVCVAVWIGAKGVKAKGAKAHD from the coding sequence ATGAGTGAGAAGAGACCTTCCTTGTCACCGGCGCGCTTTCTCTCCGCGCGACGACGGCACCGGTCCGCCGGCCTCGTCGTGCTCCTGTTCGGCCTCCTGGCAGTGGGTTCGGCGTACGCCGCCTTCGCCCCTGACGACGCGGTGGCGGACAACTCGGCCCAGTCCCAGCAGATCGAGGAGGGCAAGAAGCTCTTCGCGGTCGGCTGCTCCAGCTGCCACGGCCTGAACGCCGAGGGCGGCGGGAACGGCGCGGGCAAGATGGCCGGCCCGTCGCTGATCGGCGTCGGCGCCGCCGCGGTCGACTTCCAGGTCGGAACCGGCCGGATGCCGGCGATGCAACCGGGCGCACAGATCCCGCGCAAGAACCCGGCGTACTCGCAGGAGGAGATCGAGGCGCTGGCGGCGTACGTCGCCTCGCTGGCCCCCGGCCCCGCGGTCCCGGCCCAGGACTCGTACGACATCAGCAAGGCCACCGACGAGCAGATCACCCGCGGCGGCGAGCTGTTCCGCACCAACTGCACGGCGTGCCACAACTTCGCCGGTCGCGGTGGCGCACTGCCGAACGGCAAGTACGCGCCGTCGCTGATGGGCGTCAGTGAGAAGCACATCTACGAGGCCATGCTGACCGGCCCGCAGCAGATGCCGGTCTTCTCCGACCAGGTGATGCAGCCCGAGGACAAGCGCGACATCATCGCGTACCTGAAGGCACTGCAGGCGCAGAAGGACCCGGGCGGCTTCGGCCTCGGCCGGCTCGGCCCGGTCTCCGAAGGTCTGTGGGGCTGGTTCATCGGCATCGGTCTGCTGGTGTGCGTAGCGGTCTGGATCGGCGCCAAGGGCGTCAAGGCCAAGGGAGCGAAGGCTCATGACTGA